A window of Solea senegalensis isolate Sse05_10M linkage group LG20, IFAPA_SoseM_1, whole genome shotgun sequence contains these coding sequences:
- the LOC122786196 gene encoding sal-like protein 3, protein MLRGKVSTEPHRDRHTERQARRHRDTETDSNMSRRKQAKPQQLRSEGDAAQSGLTRRDGILEVTGREESNGSCQSSEETHVCDKCCAEFFTWTELSEHQKVCTEDSLVLIVKDNEVHEESPTGPSPIPSVASSSDSSPEESTDAGFDLGETLVNEDSLDNMDEDEAMELDPHPQEKHTMTSSPRLPHSAESTSPQTSAAADSYSMPSTNVTLEILHSTRVAVAQFSQGINGSGAGGKAASAAIPMILEHLLALQQQQVHQLQLIEQICSQVATINRHPTQTALNPASRSLSLALNPFPSQGIVTPPILPLSGTMPSSVNGQAAVSLSSVLEKSQTVPSQTVVGKSDFRDVTCTSASLDNSTPSLSNSSNSSSRSSSISMLLPPFTSSQSNSISCTQTLSSSTSPLSLGQSNLLSSSSSLPFLPQSPPSSVIFPNPLASIAATANALDPLAALMKHRKGKLSNVSLFETKPSPEEPFFKHKCRFCAKVFGSDSALQIHLRSHTGERPFKCNICGNRFSTKGNLKVHFQRHKEKYPHVQMNPYPVPEYLDNVPTTSGIPYGMSLPPEKPVTSWLESKTGVATLPATMGLPLSSTITSVGGSNDLVSVTTSVKSPYQPSPGECVSLSPNHRGSEAHFSPVSESAPSNLETEASNILKTEGVHLPQNCAMRLRATSETDTAHATIPSTATTPEPTTSSSPVPNSPPIPFNSDETKFQSGGLLDSMQTSETSKLQQLVENIDKKITDPNQCVLCHRVLSCQSALKMHYRIHTGERPFKCKVCGRAFTTKGNLKTHIGVHRENPPVQVQHSCPICQKKFTNAVVLQQHIRMHMVGQIPDSTLVDGLQDMDSDVSVNGTNFDSLSSSGNDFNDDISMEDDNEEEEESMKEDASLYKPLISECNSPPKSYTIVSSIAALENQMRMIDSTVSLNHSFTIKPLTNGFINNSQLNIKSALSEKRVVNGQNVSESSCLPHASTSPSRTSSENLTIKSPAVKHNRPESQEALAASVKREQPESPTSASAAAAAQEQRGTQASKLCVKEETSYSLSFQLSRDRGQSIPSLVTSTSPATIVKTEVSGHSHPSNTHEGQHAPFTVHIPPAYPSVVSPAMTSLLSPAPLPRRTARQHNCNVCGKNFSSASALQIHERTHTGEKPFVCSICGRAFTTKGNLKVHMGTHMWNNAPARRGRRLSVENPMALLGGEAAKFGEMFQKDLAARAMNVDPGFWNRYATAITNSLAMKNNEISVIQNRGLAQLHPLTAGMDRVSTAGSPIPSLTKTGMDRHFSMLIDDSKEIGIN, encoded by the exons ATGCTGCGGGGCAAAGTCAGCACTGAGCcgcacagagacagacacacagagagacaggcacggagacacagagacaccgaGACAGACAGCAACATGTCCCGGCGCAAACAAGCCAAGCCGCAGCAGCTCAGGTCTGAAGGTGACGCAGCGCAGAGCGGACTCACCCGCAGAGACG GCATCTTGGAAGTCacggggagagaggagagtaaTGGAAGCTGCCAGAGCAGTGAGGAAACACACGTCTGTGACAAATGCTGTGCTGAGTTCTTCACTTGGACTGAACTGAGTGAACATCAGAAAGTCTGCACTGAGGACTCCTTGGTGCTGATAGTTAAGGACAATGAGGTTCACGAGGAATCTCCCACGGGACCCTCGCCAATTCCGAGTGTAGCGTCCAGCAGTGACTCTTCCCCGGAAGAGTCCACTGACGCCGGCTTTGATCTGGGAGAGACGCTGGTGAATGAGGACAGTCTGGATAACATGGATGAGGACGAAGCCATGGAGCTTGATCCTCATCCACAGGAGAAACACACTATGACCTCCAGCCCTCGGCTTCCACACTCAGCTGAGTCCACTTCCCCTCAGACGTCAGCTGCAGCTGACAGCTACAGCATGCCCAGCACCAATGTGACGCTGGAGATCCTCCACAGCACCAGAGTGGCCGTGGCTCAGTTCTCCCAGGGGATCAACGGCAGCGGTGCAGGAGGGAAGGCGGCGTCAGCGGCCATCCCCATGATCCTGGAGCACCTGCTggctctgcagcagcaacaggtcCACCAGCTGCAGCTAATTGAGCAGATCTGCAGTCAGGTAGCGACAATAAACAGACACCCAACACAAACTGCGTTAAACCCGGCCTCCAGATCCCTGTCTCTGGCATTGAACCCTTTCCCCTCTCAAGGAATCGTCACTCCTCCCATCCTGCCTCTGTCCGGGACAATGCCGTCCAGCGTTAATGGACAGGCTGCTGTTTCTTTGTCGTCCGTGCTTGAAAAGTCTCAAACTGTCCCCTCGCAGACTGTTGTTGGCAAGTCCGACTTTAGAGACGTTACGTGTACCTCAGCTTCCTTGGACAATTCAACCCCATCTCtctcaaacagcagcaacagcagcagcagaagcagcagcatttcCATGTTACTGCCTCCTTTCACCAGCTCGCAAAGTAACAGCATCAGCTGCACTCAGACACTGAGCTCTTCCACCAGCCCGCTGTCCCTGGGGCAGAGCAACCTCCTTAGCTCGTCCTCCAGCCTGCCATTTCTACCTCAGAGCCCCCCCAGCAGTGTCATTTTCCCCAACCCGTTAGCTAGCATCGCTGCCACAGCTAATGCACTTGACCCGCTTGCCGCCCTGATGAAGCACAGGAAAGGGAAACTGTCCAACGTGTCCCTATTTGAAACGAAGCCCAGCCCGGAGGAGCCCTTCTTCAAGCATAAATGCAGGTTCTGTGCCAAAGTGTTTGGCAGTGACAGCGCTCTGCAGATCCACCTGCGGTCCCATACAGGAGAGCGGCCCTTCAAATGCAACATCTGCGGCAATCGTTTCTCCACAAAGGGGAACTTAAAGGTGCACTTCCAGAGGCATAAAGAGAAGTATCCTCATGTTCAGATGAACCCCTACCCGGTGCCAGAATATCTAGACAATGTGCCAACAACTTCTGGGATTCCCTACGGAATGTCCCTCCCTCCAGAAAAACCTGTCACCTCGTGGCTGGAGAGCAAAACAGGTGTAGCTACTCTGCCGGCCACCATGGgtcttcctctgtcctccacTATTACCAGTGTCGGAGGCTCAAATGACCTTGTAAGTGTAACAACATCCGTTAAGTCTCCCTACCAGCCATCTCCtggtgaatgtgtgtctttgtctcctaACCACAGAGGCAGTGAGGCTCATTTCTCTCCTGTTTCAGAGTCGGCTCCGTCTAACCTTGAGACAGAAGCATCCAATATACTGAAAACAGAGGGAGTTCACCTACCGCAAAACTGTGCAATGAGGCTGAGAGCCACCTCAGAAACAGACACAGCTCACGCTACTATCCCATCTACGGCCACCACACCCGAACCCACCACCTCATCATCCCCTGTCCCCAACTCTCCGCCAATCCCGTTCAACTCAGATGAAACAAAATTTCAGTCAGGTGGCCTCCTGGATTCTATGCAAACATCGGAAACCTCGAAGCTTCAGCAGCTGGTGGAGAATATCGACAAAAAGATCACAGACCCCAACCAGTGCGTGCTCTGTCACCGTGTCCTCAGCTGTCAGAGTGCACTGAAGATGCACTATCGCATTCACACGGGGGAGAGGCCCTTTAAATGCAAAGTGTGCGGCAGGGCCTTCACCACCAAAGGGAACCTGAAGACGCACATCGGCGTTCACAGAGAGAATCCTCCGGTTCAGGTGCAGCACTCGTGTCCAATTTGCCAGAAGAAGTTCACCAACGCTGTTGTTCTTCAGCAGCACATCCGCATGCACATGGTCGGACAGATTCCAGACTCAACCCTCGTGGACGGGCTGCAGGACATGGACAGCGACGTGTCTGTCAACGGGACAAACTTTGACAgcctcagcagcagcggcaacgACTTCAATGATGACATTTCAATGGAGGACGAtaacgaggaagaggaggaaagtaTGAAAGAAGATGCCAGTCTCTATAAACCTTTGATCTCGGAATGTAATTCTCCTCCTAAGTCCTACACCATTGTTTCAAGCATAGCAGCTCTGGAGAACCAAATGAGGATGATTGACTCGACTGTAAGCCTAAACCACTCGTTCACCATAAAACCCCTTACAAATGGTTTTATCAATAACAGCCAGCTCAacattaaaagtgctttatcAGAGAAAAGGGTTGTCAACGGCCAAAACGTGTCCGAATCCTCCTGTTTACCTCACGCGTCCACGTCTCCCAGTCGAACCAGTTCAGAGAATCTGACGATCAAGTCACCTGCAGTGAAACACAACAGACCGGAATCCCAGGAGGCTTTGGCAGCATCAGTGAAGAGAGAGCAACCTGAGTCTCCCACGTCAGCGTCAGCAGCCGCAGCGGCCCAGGAGCAGAGAGGAACACAAGCCAGCaaactgtgtgtgaaagaggagACGTCTTACAGTTTGTCCTTTCAgctgagcagagacagag GTCAAAGCATCCCCAGCCTGGTCACCAGCACGTCGCCGGCCACTATCGTAAAAACTGAGGTGAGCGGCCACAGTCACCCGAGCAACACACACGAGGGCCAGCACGCGCCGTTTACCGTCCACATCCCTCCGGCTTATCCGTCAGTCGTCAGCCCGGCGATGACGTCGCTGCTCAGCCCCGCGCCGCTGCCGCGACGGACGGCGAGGCAGCACAACTGCAACGTGTGTGGGAAGAATTTCTCGTCGGCCAGTGCGCTGCAGATTCACGAGCGCACGCACACTGGGGAGAAGCCGTTTGTCTGCTCCATCTGTGGCAGAGCTTTCACCACCAAAGGCAATCTGAAG GTTCACATGGGGACTCACATGTGGAACAACGCACCAGCGAGGCGAGGCAGGCGACTGTCAGTGGAGAACCCCATGGCCCTGCTAGGTGGAGAGGCGGCCAAGTTTGGGGAGATGTTCCAGAAGGACCTGGCGGCTCGAGCCATGAATGTAGACCCTGGATTTTGGAACCGCTACGCGACAGCTATCACTAACAGTCTGGCCATGAAGAACAACGAGATCTCGGTGATTCAGAACAGAGGCCTCGCTCAGCTTCACCCTCTGACTGCAGGCATGGACAGAGTGAGCACCGCAGGAAGTCCCATACCCAGTCTAACCAAGACAGGCATGGACAGACATTTTTCTATGCTGATTGATGACAGCAAAGAAATTGGGATCAACTGA